A window of Castanea sativa cultivar Marrone di Chiusa Pesio chromosome 1, ASM4071231v1 contains these coding sequences:
- the LOC142624598 gene encoding uncharacterized protein LOC142624598 yields MNKTIVNSLKKRLEGVKGNWVEEQSNVLWAYRTMPKRLTGKTPFSMTYGAKAVVPVEVSLLSSRITSFAQRRNDERMIKNLDGLEEHRDIVAVRLTDYQQRLAQGYNRKVKS; encoded by the coding sequence ATGAACAAGACGATCGTGAACAGTCTGAAGAAAAGGCTAGAAGGCGTGAAGGGAAACTGGGTTGAAGAGCAGTCGAATGTGCTATGGGCTTACCGAACAATGCCTAAAAGGTTGACAGGCAAGACCCCTTTTTCCATGACCTATGGAGCCAAAGCAGTTGTGCCAGTGGAAGTTAGTTTGTTAAGCTCTAGAATCACAAGTTTTGCACAGCGACGAAACGATGAACGCATgattaaaaacttagatggtTTGGAGGAACATAGAGACATAGTAGCCGTGCGACTTACTGACTATCAACAGAGGTTGGCTCAGGGATACAACAGGAAGGTCAAGTCTTAG